The window GCCTTGCGCTTGGCATGAAACGCTTCCACTCCTTCGCGGAAGTCCTCTGAACTGCGTAGGCGGCTATAGCAATGGCCTTCCAGTTCAATGGCAGCAGCCAGCGACGCATCTTCACTATCATTGAGCAGCTTCTTGGCCGTCCGCTGCGCTAGCGGTGAGAATTTCACCAGCTCAGCCACGAGTTTGTCGGTTGCGGATTCAAGCTGATCATTCTCTACGCACTCGAGCGCCAGTCCCCAGTCATATGCTTGTGGGCCAGGGATGCGGCGCGAACGCATCACAATATCTTTGGTACGGCCGATGCCGACCATCTTCTGCAAGCGGGCCGAACCGCCCGAACCGGGAATCTGCCCGAGTTTCTGCTCTGGCAGAGCATATTCCGTAGTGGTCGTTACAATCCGGAAATCGCAGGCTAGTGAAATTTCAAAACCCACACCAAAACAATAACCGCGGTTGGCGGCAATGACCGGTTTGGAGCAGCGCTCAGGCGAGGCAATATTCCATGCCAGTTTGGACACGTGTTCGGGCGAGGCTTCCAGAAAGCCTCGGATATCGCCCCCGCTGGAGAAATGTTCGCCTTCCGAGCGCAGGACAATAACACGTACGTCATCATTGGCGTCCAGCGCTTCAAAGACCAGGCGCAACTGTTCTCGTTCTGGCATGGAGATGATGTTAAATGGCGCGCGATCAAGCACGATATCGGCACGGTGTCTGGCTGCGTCGATCTCTACGCGGAAGCCGTCCAGGTTATCAAGCAGGTCATGTGCAGGGTGTTTAAGTTGACTCATTCTGTATTCCTTATATGAAGTTCAGTTAGCAAGATCGGGAGTAGGTTCGCAACTGGTGTCGGGGTCGTACTCACCAGCGACCAACTTGCGTCTCAGGATTTTTCCGACGGGCGATTTGGGCAGAGCTGCCACAAAAACATACTCACGCGGTCGCTTGAAGTTGGCCAGGTCGGTGGAGCGGCAGTATTGATCCAGTTCCTCGGCATTCACGCTGGCCTTACGTTTTACAAAAGCCACTACCCGGTGTCCCCAGCGCTCATCCTCAACCCCGGCGACGGCCACTTCATCAACAGCCGGATGCAGCGAGATCACAGACTCGATATCCACAGGTGAAATGTTTTCCCCGCCGCTGATAATCATGTCATCAACGCGTCCGCTCACGAACAGCTCGCCATCGGCGTCGTAATAGCCAATATCACCAGTGAAATACCAGCGATCGATCAGGGATTTCTCGTTTGCATCTGGCCGATTCCTGTATCCTTCGAAGGCTTCGTCACCATCGAGGTGGGCGATGATCTGCCCTTCTTGCATGTTTTCGACCCGATCGGCCGGGTTACTGCTGCCAAGCTTAACGACGCGCAGGCGACAATTGATGGCCGCGCGTCCGCAGCATCCGGCCTTTGCTCGCGCATTCTGGGTGATGGCCATGGTGTATACCTCGGAACTCCCATAGTGATTGACAAACAGGTCTGGCGAGAATGCATTGTCCAGCCGGCGCAGCAACGCTTCGGACATGGGCGCGCCCGCAAAACCCAGCTTTCGCACGCGGCTGACATCAGTTTCTGGAAAACGCGGGTGGGATAACATATCGTGATATAGGGTGGGTACGAGATACAGATTCGTCACCCCCTCGGACTCAATCAGTGTCAGGGCCTGCTCCACATCAAACCTGGGCATGCACACGAAACATCCGTCAATAAGCGCCATGGAGAGCAAAGAGCGCACGCCCATGGTGTGATAAAGTGGCATGACACCCAGCGTACGTTCCCCGCAAGCATAGAGATTCTGTGCCACATGAGCCAGCGCTGCGGCGCGCTCATGTCGATGCCGCCGCGGCACGCCCTTGGGCTTGCCTGTTGTGCCTGAGGTGTACAACATCAGCGAGACGTCTTCAGCCGTCGCACGGGAAAAACCGTCTATCGGTGTTGCAATAAGCAGGTCTTCAAAACGATGGCTGCCGGGCAGACCCTCGCCCACGGCAACCGCACCGATGTCCGCAACCTTGCCGACCTCCCGTACCGCATCGAGGCAGGAATCGTCATAGATGATGATTTTGGCTTCGGAGTCGGTCAGGCAGTATTCGATTTCGTCGGGCTTGGCGCGCCAGTTCAATGGCGTGACGATCACACCCAGCAACTGGCAGGCCCAGTGCACCGTGGCCATTTCCCAGCGATTCTGCATCACGACCAGCACATGATCGCCGTGTAGAAGTCCTCTTTGTTCCAGACCCCCTGCGACCGCCTTAATGATGTCAAACCATTGCGCATACGTCAGGCGTTTGCCCTCAGCCACCAGTGCCGGCGCGTGGGGGTTGCGTTCAACACTTTGAATAAAAGTGCTTCCCAGATCAAGCATTTGTAGTCTCCGCTATTTCAGTTTTCAATTGATGGGCAGCATCGAGAATGGCCTCGACGATGGGGGTATAGCCGGTGCAGCGGCACAGGTGGCCGGACAGCATATCGCGTACCTGCTCTTCGTTCGGATCGGTATAGCGCCGCAGAAAATCAACGCAGGACATGAGAATGCCGGCCGTGCAAAAGCCACATTGCAACGCATGGTGTTTCTTGAATGCCTGCTGCAGAATGCTCAGCGTTCCATCCTGATTGATCAGGCCTTCCACCGTACGCAGATCGCAGCCGTCTACCTGACGCGCCAGGCACAGACAGGAACGAGTGGCAACGCCATCGATCTGTACAGTGCATGCCCCGCATACGCCGTGCTCACAACCGACATGGGTGCCCGTCGCGCCAAGCTCATGTCGGATGAAATCGGACAGTAGCATACGGTTTTCAGCATGGCTGATGCGGGCGACGCCGTTGAGCGTGAGGTGAATTGGATGTCTGGTTCGTTCTTCGGACATGGTTTACTCCTTGTTTCCTGCACAACGGGAAAGCGCCGTTTCAATGGTGTTTTGCCCGAGTTCCCGCACCAGGTGACGCCGATAGGCCGCAGAGGCGTGCTGATCGTCCTGGGCATTCAATTGCCAGGCCAGATCATTCAACCGTCGTCCGAATGAGGCGGCATCACTGCGTTTCCATTCAGCCACCACGGGTTTGTCTGCCACTCCGCCAATGCCCAGCCGGATCATTTCCGGCCCGACCTGGGCAGCGCAGGCCACAATGGCGAAGTCGCCACGGCGCAGGGCAAATTCATCAAATGCATATCCATGTCCCTGGCTGGCCACCGGAAAGCGCACTTCCGTAACCATCTCATTGGTTTGCTTGGCGGTGGTCAGCATGCCCTGCTGGAACTGTGCCACAGCCAGTTCACGGGATTTCTTGCGGGAACGCAGCACGACGCAACCACCAAGCGTCGCCAGGCACAGTGGCAGCTCAGCGCTGGGATCGGCGTGTGCGATCGAGCCGACCACCGTACCCCGGTTGCGAATCTGATAATGAGATATAAACGGAATGGCTTCGGCCAGCAGTGGTACGGTTTCGGCCAGCTCCGGCCAGTATTGCAAGCGGGCCTGGGTCGTGCTGGCGCCGATGCATAGCATGCCTTTTTCCTGCCGAAGGTAATTGAGTTCTGCACATCGTGATATATCCAACAGTCTGGCGGGCTGAGCCAGCCGCATGTTCAGAAGAATGACCAGCGACTGCCCACCAGCCAGGATGCGCGCGTTTTCTCCGTCCTCATCCAACCATTGCAGCGCCTCGGAGACCTTGTTGACACGTCTGTATTCAAATGCCTGTGGCTTCATTTGCTTATCCTCAGAAAGCGCAGAATGCGACGCCAGACGCTATCGGATCCGCCGACCACACCCTGTCCGGATGCCTGTTTACCCAACTGTTCAAACAGCTGGCCCAACACCATGCGGGCGGCGCCTTCCAGCATGCGTCCACCAACTGCGGCCACCTTGCCCTGCACTTCGGCCTCGTATTGATATTTCATCAGCGTGCCTTGCTCGTTGGCTTGCAGCACAATGTCGCCCCCCCCAGTTGCGCCGCCCAGCGATGACACGCCAGTCCCCTGCAGATGCAGCGAGTTCGGTCTGTCGATATTGGACAGGGAGATCGTGGCTTCATAGCGTGCCTTGATCATGCCGATGCTGATCGTGACATCTGCCCGGTACTGGTTCTGGCCGATCTGCTGCAGCTCGCGACAGCCGGGAATGACTTGGGCCAGCGCCTGCGGATCCATCAGTACATCGAACACTTTCTCCGGCGTTGCAGGAATTTGCGTGCTCCCCGACGCAGTCAACGCGTGGCCCTTGCCGGTTTTTTTTGCCGGTTTTTGAATCTGCACATCGCTCGAAGGGGCTGGATCATCAAAGCCGATCAGTGCCAGGACACGGTTAGGCGTCAGGGGCAGGCGAATTTCCGGCGTTCCACCTAGCGGGCTTAATGCATCCGCTACGGCGTTGGCAATACACACCGGCGTGCTCATATTGTTGCCCTCGCCCAAGCCTTTTGCTCCCAGCGGGGTAAAGGGACTGGGTGTTTCCAGATGGACAATCACGGGATCGGGCACTTCATAGCTGGTGGGCAAAAGATAGTCGGCAAACGTACCTGACTGGAATCCGCCATCATCACCATAGCGAAATTCCTCCAGCAGGGCGGCCCCCAGTCCCTGCGCAAAGGCGCCCCGGATCTGTCCGTCTGCCATGGCAGGGTTCAGTATCTTGCCTGCATCATGCGCGGTCACATACCGATCAATTCGTACGCTGCCGGTCTTGCGATCCAGCTCAACCGCACAGATATCGAACGCAAACCCATAGGCCGCCGAAGTGTTGATTCGGTCGTCTTCGGTGGGCGCCCCCAGCGATTCTGGCGTCCAGAACTCAGTGACGCGCATACCAGGCGACATTCCGTCGGGAAGCTCAGCAGGTGCCCAATGGGCGCTGCTGGCAAGCCGTGCAAAAGGCACCGCCTTGTCCTGATGGCCTTCACGCCATACTTTACCCCCCTCGAAAACAATCTCTTCGGACAAACACTTGAATTGATGGGCCGCGATGTCGGCCAGTTTCCCGCGCAGTCGAGTGGCTGCCAGATGAACCGTTCCGGCCACTGCGCCGGCAAAACGGCTGGAGTAATTACCGGCAGCGACGGACCAGGCATCCTTGTCCGTATCAAAATCGACATTCACATTAATGTCTTTGGGTTGCAGGCCGAATACATCAGCAACCACCTGTGCGCACACAGTGACATGCCCTTGTCCTGCAGGCGAAGAAGCAATCACCACCGTTACACTGCCAAGCAGATCAATATTGATGGTCGCTGCGGCGATACCGCCATTCTTGGGACCGGCCTTGGCACGCTGCTCCGGTGTTAATGCAATCGTGATATAGCCCATATTAGAGATAGACGGCTCAACGATGGCTGCATAACCAATGCCATACAGGCGGCCCCGCGCACGCGCCTCATCCCGCCTGCGCAGCAATTCTTCCAGCCCGCCCTCGTCAATAGCCGCAGCCATAGCTTTGGGATAGTCACCCGAGTCCAGCAACGCGCCCGCCGCCGCCTTGTAGGGGAAAGCCTCAGGCTGAATAAAGTTGCGTCGATAGACGTCAAGCGGATCCATGTCCAGATGCTGTGCAATGCGCTGCATCATTCGCTCCAGCGCAAAGTAGACCTGCGGCCCGCCAAACCCGCGCACCAGGCCTGAAGGCATCTTGTTGGTAACGACAACACGATTGCAGACATGCAAGTCGTCGATACGGTAGGCGCCAGTCAATATCCCATGCATGCGGTAAAAGGTGGCCGGCTCGGGGGCCCGCAGATAGGCGCCAACGTCATCTATCTGGTCAAGATCCAGCGCTCGAATCCGCCCATCGCTGTCGAATGCGGCCTTGATGGTGGCAACTCTTCCGTTGGCGGCCGTCGCCGCACTCAGGTGTTCCAGCCTGTCTTCTACCCACTTGACCGGCGCACCGCCGGCCTTGCGCGAGGCAAGACACATCAGCACAACCGAGGTAAACACAGCCTGCTTGACGCCAAAACTGCCGCCAGAGTCGGGGGCAGAGCGATGGCGCAGGCGATTGCCGGGTACATTCAGCGCCAACGACATGACCGCATGCATGGAAAATGGCCCCATGAAATTGGAGCAGACCTCGTAGCCATCGTCACCCGGAAGATACTCAGCAATCACCACCCCGCATTCAATCGGCGTACAGGAATTGCGCGGATATTCAACTGTCATTTCCAGGCTATGCGCACACTCCTGGAACCGGGCTTGCGGATCGCCATAATTGAACTCCCTCTCATGGAGTACATTGGTGCCCACCTCTTCATGCAAAATCGCAGATTGCCCGGACATGGCACCTTCGATACTGCTGACGGGTGGCAGCGCTTCAAATTCAACCTTTATCCCGTCAAAGGCGTCCTCTGCCAGGTAACGGTCTTCGGCAATGACAACTGCAATGGGTTCACCGACATAGCGAACCTTATCCATGGCCGTGGCCCACATTTGCATGGGCATCTTCACACCGTTGATAAACGGACGCGACCATGCGCGGACATCATCCGGCGTAAGCACGGCCCTGACTCCAGGCATTTTCTCGGCTTGGGAGACGTCAATGGATTTGATGCGGGCATGGGCATAGCTGGATCGATACACCGCCGCATGCAAGGTACCAGGCTTGACTCCCAGGTCGTCACCATAGCGACCACGTCCTGCCAGTAGCGGTATGCTTTCAAATCGCTCGATGCGCTGGCCGACAAACTTGCCAGTACCGCCAGTTGCTGCGTTTTCCACGCTGCTCATGCACTGCCTCCGAATATTCTGTTTTGGGAGCCGGCTCCGCGGGATTGGTTTCACGGTCTAATTGATGCGGGTTAATGACTCCTGTTCATTATTCGTACCGTTATGACAACTGAATTTTCCCAGAAGCGTGCCTCGGAGCCGAAATGAACCTGTGCAGAACAGTATAGAAACGGTCACCGGCATAACCTTTACCCAGCAGTCGGCTCAATTACCTTTGAGTCTGATTATTTTTTACTGACGTAATTGAAAGCCAGGTTTTTCCGACATAATTGCTGTTGCAATATCAGTCGCTGCAGCAAGCAGTACTAACTTGCATATGGAGAGACCCTCAACTGTAGAAAGGCTTAAGCCATGGAAAACCTGGATGTTCTTGTACTACGCAGACTGAGCGCATGGCGCGCTGAAAGAAAAAAAGCGGTATTGGCTACCGTCACCCGCACCTGGGGATCCTCACCGCGTCCAGTCGGATCCATCATGGCCCTGTGCGAAGATGGCGCCGTCGTCGGTTCCGTTTCGGGCGGATGTATCGAAGATGATCTGTTTTATCGCTACACGACAGGCGACGAAATGGCTGCACTCACGGATAGTGCCGCTCCCTGCCTTGTACAGTATGGACTGACTGCAGAAGAAGCCTTCAGATTTGGCCTGCCTTGCGGTGGTACGCTGGAAATTCTGCTCGAATTCAATCCGGATCCGCATGACCTGCAGACACTTGTCTCGGCGTTGGATCAGGGCCAACTCATGCAACGGACGGTGAGTATCAAAACCGGTACGGTGCAACAACGGCCCGTGGACGCACCTTTGCCGTTCAGTTTTAACAAAACCACGCTAAGCGCGACCTTCGGCCCGGAATTTCGAATGTTATTAATTGGCGCTGGCCAGCTTGCCGAGTACGTAGCAACCATGGCGCTGTTCAGTGGCTTTGCCGTTACTGTGTGCGATCCGCGCATCGAATATCGAAAAGATTGGTCAGTACAGGGCGTCACCCTGCTCCCGGATATGCCTGACGACGTGGTCACGACGTTCCAGGCTGACGCCCGCAGCTGCATTATCGCATTGACCCACGACCCAAAACTGGATGACCTGGCACTGATGGAAGCGCTCGAAACAAAAGCCTTCTATGTGGGCGCCATTGGCTCGCGCCGCAACAACCAGGCACGCAGGCAGAGGCTGATGGAACATTTTGGCCTCGAGCCCGAACCGCTCGCTCGCCTGCGCGGCCCGATTGGGGTTTATATCGGCAGCAAAACCCCTGCAGAAATTGCAATCAGTGTCATGGCAGAAGTGATTGCAGCTAAAAACGGCGTCGCCTTGCCCGCCAGCGTGAATGTAGCTTACGCCAAGGAGCAGACGACAAAACAGGTGGCTTGATGGAATTATGGAAAGGGATACTCGCCGCAACAGACAGGGTGTCGCTCGCGTTCAAATAGCTACAGCCATTCGTGATCCTTCCAGGGCTGTTGGAACATCCAGAATCCCTCTACTCCCCAATTTTGGCAGTTGCTCCACGCACCCCGGCTCGTTTGATGATGTTGGCTATGCTGCCATCCTTGTCCGCTGAAATAATAAAGTTTTTAAGTGTGGACAACCCCGCATCCCGGCCTTTTGGTATGCCCGCAGCAAAATACTCCATATCCCAATGCCCAGGCAGCACCCTGGAACCGGCGACCGCATCAGACATTTGAAAAAGAATGGCATTGTTGGTCGCAAAGGCATCGATTTCCTTTTTCATTAACAGATCAATTGCATGCTCAAGCGTGTCAATCTCTCGAATTTTCAACTTGGGGAAAAGTCCGGTTAACGTTTTTGACGTGCTGCTTCCTTTACTCACTCCGACCACCGCATTTGAATTGGTCAGGTCATCGAAAGACGAAAATCTGGAATCGCCGGGAACCAGAAAACTCTTTTCCACCTGCATGAACGTCGGAGAGAAATCCATTATCTTTTTTCGCGATGCAGTGGCATTGCTCACACTTAAATCCACTTCACCATTTTTAAAAGCAGCGAGAAGGGATGAATTGCTCGGAAATATCACAGCCTTGAATGGAACACCCAACTGGCCTGCAAACAGTTTCCCCATATCGTAACCAACACCTTTGCTTTCTTCGGGTGTTGCCCCTTCAATAATAGATGTGGGGCTGCCTTTATACACCCCGACCAGCAGTGTTCCGGAAGGTGCCAGAATTTTTGTTGCTGAAGCATTATTCGCATCCGCATATACAAAGGCGGAGCTCGCTAATAACGGGATACTCAACAAGCAGATAGCGGCTTTTTTTAGTGTTTTAAACATATATTTCCTCCTTCACCAAATAAATCATTGATTTCAGCGTCAAGATATTATTTACGGATGTGGCACACCTGAGCTGCGCGCCTACCATACTTGATTGCTCTTGCTCGCTCTCGTAAAATTGTTGGGACGTTAGCGAAGCCACGTCTTATTCCATTGCAAATGCAATACTCCTGCCTTAACTCACAATTGCCATGCCTTGTCCCCTTCTTTTTTGCCACTACTCACTGCACATTATTTTTTTACCATTGGCACAATGAAATCATGTATCGCTATTCTCAGTTAATCTGCTTATAGGGTCTAATACTATTTAAATCTCATATTTATATTATTTTCGAATAACAGTGATCCCTGCCAGTGCCGTCTGCACCTGGCGCTTGCCGCACACATAAGACGCCGTCTCCCAAGCCACCAGCCGGGCACGAAGCCAGTAAAAATGCGCCCATGACTAGGTAGGCTCGCTACTGGCGTCCAACCTCGTCTTTATTCTCCGTCGACTATTTTCAGGCCCCCGTCAGCCCTGTTCCCTATCCTGTATCAGATAAACAGATAGAACCCATGCTCCTCTTCCACTCAGCATGCCGTTTTACAAGTAAAGGAGACCCCCATGAAAATGTCATTCAAGGCCGCACTGGCGCTAACCCTATCCAGCCTGGCCTTCTGCGCCCAGGCCGCCGATTGGCCGAATCATCCGATTATCTTCGTGGCCCCATTTACAGCTGGTGGTGCCAATGACCTGGTGGCTCGGCTGATTGCCAAGGCGGTGGGCACCGAGCTGAAGCAAAGCGTGATCGTTGAGAATCGCGCCGGTGCGGGTGGCGTGATTGGCTCAGCCCATGTCGCGCACTCACCCGCCGACGGCTACACCTATCTGGTGGGCAGCAACGGCACTGTCACCAACAGTCTGATCCGCTCGGACCAACCGTATAAAGATGAAGAACTCACCCCGGTGGCGCTGCTGTCAGTTACCCCATCCGTTATCGTCACCAGCCCGGATAATCCGGCCAAGGATTTGAAGGAATTTGTCGAGAACGCCCGTACCAAAAAGCTTGACCGCATCACCTTCTCGACCGCCGGTAATGGCAGCACACCGCATTTCGTGGCCATCATGATGAAGGAAGCCACGGGGCTGCCGATTGAACCCATTGCGTATAAAAGCGGTTCTGAAGGTGTGACGGCGGTGGTAGGCAAGCAGGTTGACGCGACATCTGAAGCCAGTATCGTTACGCTACCGCTGGTGAAGGCGGGCAAACTCAAAGCGCTGGCAACCACACTGGAAAAGCGCATGGGCAGCGCGCCGGATATTCCCACCACCAGGGAAGCCGGCTTCCCGGGCATTCGGATTGGTCACTGGGCGGGCCTATACGCACCAACAGGAACACCAACAGATGTGCTGGATAAGATGAATGCCGCGGTTAACAAAGCTTTAAAAACCCAGGAAGTGCTCGATGCCCTTGGAAAAAGCAGTATTGAACCAGGTGGTGGCAGCCGTGCAGAGTTCATCAGCTTCGCAACCAGCGAACGCAAGCGTTTGGGAGAAGTCGTCAAACAGGGGAATATGCGGGCTGATTAGACGCACTAATTGCATGCTTCGGCCCGTGTATTGTCTACTTCGAGCCAGTCACGGCGCCGTGCACATCATGCAACCATCCCTGGCATGTGTCTTACCGCAAGGAAGCGTTCCGCTACGAAGACATGCTTACATTCAGTACAGCACTGATTCTATCTACATGCGCTTCTAAATGCCTGCGTAAAATCATTGCTATGTCATTTACCTATACCTGAAATCTATCTGAACATCTGGTATCACGCTGCAGTATCCCTCATCATTGACCGTTCTTATATCAATAATGACGGAGATGGAAATGAATAAACTATTGTCGCTGGCTGTAGGGATGGGTCTCGCTGTGCAGGCCTTTGTCGTGCACGCCAATGCCAGCAACATTCCGGATACGCAGACCCGCGTTATCCAGACGCCCAAGGGAGCGCAGGTGGAAGTGTTTATTAATGGCACCGGCGCGCCTATTGTTCTGTTGCCCTCACGCGGCCGGGGTGCAGAGGATTTTGACCCGGTAGTGCCATTCCTGCAGCAGAAAGGTTACCAGGTAATTCGTCCGGAGCCGCGCGGCATAGGCAAAAGCACGGGACCAACAGAAAATATTACCTTGCATGATCTGGCCGAGGATATTAACCAGGTGATCGAACAGGTTGCCAAAAAGCCGGCTGTCATTGCCGGGCATGCTTTCGGCAACTGGGTTGCGCGCATGACGGCAGTGGATCATCCAGACGCAGTGCGGGGTGTGGTCATCATTGCGGCTGCGGCCAAAAGCTATCCCGAAGCCATGCCGGAGCTGGTGGAAAAAGTGCGTCATGCCACCGATCAGAGCGTTCCGGAAGCCCAGCGGCTGGCGGCACTGGAATACGGATTCTTTTCCAAAGGACATGA of the Advenella mimigardefordensis DPN7 genome contains:
- a CDS encoding enoyl-CoA hydratase/isomerase family protein; amino-acid sequence: MSQLKHPAHDLLDNLDGFRVEIDAARHRADIVLDRAPFNIISMPEREQLRLVFEALDANDDVRVIVLRSEGEHFSSGGDIRGFLEASPEHVSKLAWNIASPERCSKPVIAANRGYCFGVGFEISLACDFRIVTTTTEYALPEQKLGQIPGSGGSARLQKMVGIGRTKDIVMRSRRIPGPQAYDWGLALECVENDQLESATDKLVAELVKFSPLAQRTAKKLLNDSEDASLAAAIELEGHCYSRLRSSEDFREGVEAFHAKRKANFTGK
- a CDS encoding AMP-binding protein, which codes for MLDLGSTFIQSVERNPHAPALVAEGKRLTYAQWFDIIKAVAGGLEQRGLLHGDHVLVVMQNRWEMATVHWACQLLGVIVTPLNWRAKPDEIEYCLTDSEAKIIIYDDSCLDAVREVGKVADIGAVAVGEGLPGSHRFEDLLIATPIDGFSRATAEDVSLMLYTSGTTGKPKGVPRRHRHERAAALAHVAQNLYACGERTLGVMPLYHTMGVRSLLSMALIDGCFVCMPRFDVEQALTLIESEGVTNLYLVPTLYHDMLSHPRFPETDVSRVRKLGFAGAPMSEALLRRLDNAFSPDLFVNHYGSSEVYTMAITQNARAKAGCCGRAAINCRLRVVKLGSSNPADRVENMQEGQIIAHLDGDEAFEGYRNRPDANEKSLIDRWYFTGDIGYYDADGELFVSGRVDDMIISGGENISPVDIESVISLHPAVDEVAVAGVEDERWGHRVVAFVKRKASVNAEELDQYCRSTDLANFKRPREYVFVAALPKSPVGKILRRKLVAGEYDPDTSCEPTPDLAN
- a CDS encoding (2Fe-2S)-binding protein, whose protein sequence is MSEERTRHPIHLTLNGVARISHAENRMLLSDFIRHELGATGTHVGCEHGVCGACTVQIDGVATRSCLCLARQVDGCDLRTVEGLINQDGTLSILQQAFKKHHALQCGFCTAGILMSCVDFLRRYTDPNEEQVRDMLSGHLCRCTGYTPIVEAILDAAHQLKTEIAETTNA
- a CDS encoding FAD binding domain-containing protein, whose translation is MKPQAFEYRRVNKVSEALQWLDEDGENARILAGGQSLVILLNMRLAQPARLLDISRCAELNYLRQEKGMLCIGASTTQARLQYWPELAETVPLLAEAIPFISHYQIRNRGTVVGSIAHADPSAELPLCLATLGGCVVLRSRKKSRELAVAQFQQGMLTTAKQTNEMVTEVRFPVASQGHGYAFDEFALRRGDFAIVACAAQVGPEMIRLGIGGVADKPVVAEWKRSDAASFGRRLNDLAWQLNAQDDQHASAAYRRHLVRELGQNTIETALSRCAGNKE
- a CDS encoding xanthine dehydrogenase family protein molybdopterin-binding subunit; translated protein: MSSVENAATGGTGKFVGQRIERFESIPLLAGRGRYGDDLGVKPGTLHAAVYRSSYAHARIKSIDVSQAEKMPGVRAVLTPDDVRAWSRPFINGVKMPMQMWATAMDKVRYVGEPIAVVIAEDRYLAEDAFDGIKVEFEALPPVSSIEGAMSGQSAILHEEVGTNVLHEREFNYGDPQARFQECAHSLEMTVEYPRNSCTPIECGVVIAEYLPGDDGYEVCSNFMGPFSMHAVMSLALNVPGNRLRHRSAPDSGGSFGVKQAVFTSVVLMCLASRKAGGAPVKWVEDRLEHLSAATAANGRVATIKAAFDSDGRIRALDLDQIDDVGAYLRAPEPATFYRMHGILTGAYRIDDLHVCNRVVVTNKMPSGLVRGFGGPQVYFALERMMQRIAQHLDMDPLDVYRRNFIQPEAFPYKAAAGALLDSGDYPKAMAAAIDEGGLEELLRRRDEARARGRLYGIGYAAIVEPSISNMGYITIALTPEQRAKAGPKNGGIAAATINIDLLGSVTVVIASSPAGQGHVTVCAQVVADVFGLQPKDINVNVDFDTDKDAWSVAAGNYSSRFAGAVAGTVHLAATRLRGKLADIAAHQFKCLSEEIVFEGGKVWREGHQDKAVPFARLASSAHWAPAELPDGMSPGMRVTEFWTPESLGAPTEDDRINTSAAYGFAFDICAVELDRKTGSVRIDRYVTAHDAGKILNPAMADGQIRGAFAQGLGAALLEEFRYGDDGGFQSGTFADYLLPTSYEVPDPVIVHLETPSPFTPLGAKGLGEGNNMSTPVCIANAVADALSPLGGTPEIRLPLTPNRVLALIGFDDPAPSSDVQIQKPAKKTGKGHALTASGSTQIPATPEKVFDVLMDPQALAQVIPGCRELQQIGQNQYRADVTISIGMIKARYEATISLSNIDRPNSLHLQGTGVSSLGGATGGGDIVLQANEQGTLMKYQYEAEVQGKVAAVGGRMLEGAARMVLGQLFEQLGKQASGQGVVGGSDSVWRRILRFLRISK
- a CDS encoding XdhC family protein codes for the protein MENLDVLVLRRLSAWRAERKKAVLATVTRTWGSSPRPVGSIMALCEDGAVVGSVSGGCIEDDLFYRYTTGDEMAALTDSAAPCLVQYGLTAEEAFRFGLPCGGTLEILLEFNPDPHDLQTLVSALDQGQLMQRTVSIKTGTVQQRPVDAPLPFSFNKTTLSATFGPEFRMLLIGAGQLAEYVATMALFSGFAVTVCDPRIEYRKDWSVQGVTLLPDMPDDVVTTFQADARSCIIALTHDPKLDDLALMEALETKAFYVGAIGSRRNNQARRQRLMEHFGLEPEPLARLRGPIGVYIGSKTPAEIAISVMAEVIAAKNGVALPASVNVAYAKEQTTKQVA
- a CDS encoding transporter substrate-binding domain-containing protein produces the protein MFKTLKKAAICLLSIPLLASSAFVYADANNASATKILAPSGTLLVGVYKGSPTSIIEGATPEESKGVGYDMGKLFAGQLGVPFKAVIFPSNSSLLAAFKNGEVDLSVSNATASRKKIMDFSPTFMQVEKSFLVPGDSRFSSFDDLTNSNAVVGVSKGSSTSKTLTGLFPKLKIREIDTLEHAIDLLMKKEIDAFATNNAILFQMSDAVAGSRVLPGHWDMEYFAAGIPKGRDAGLSTLKNFIISADKDGSIANIIKRAGVRGATAKIGE
- a CDS encoding Bug family tripartite tricarboxylate transporter substrate binding protein — translated: MSFKAALALTLSSLAFCAQAADWPNHPIIFVAPFTAGGANDLVARLIAKAVGTELKQSVIVENRAGAGGVIGSAHVAHSPADGYTYLVGSNGTVTNSLIRSDQPYKDEELTPVALLSVTPSVIVTSPDNPAKDLKEFVENARTKKLDRITFSTAGNGSTPHFVAIMMKEATGLPIEPIAYKSGSEGVTAVVGKQVDATSEASIVTLPLVKAGKLKALATTLEKRMGSAPDIPTTREAGFPGIRIGHWAGLYAPTGTPTDVLDKMNAAVNKALKTQEVLDALGKSSIEPGGGSRAEFISFATSERKRLGEVVKQGNMRAD
- a CDS encoding alpha/beta fold hydrolase, with the translated sequence MNKLLSLAVGMGLAVQAFVVHANASNIPDTQTRVIQTPKGAQVEVFINGTGAPIVLLPSRGRGAEDFDPVVPFLQQKGYQVIRPEPRGIGKSTGPTENITLHDLAEDINQVIEQVAKKPAVIAGHAFGNWVARMTAVDHPDAVRGVVIIAAAAKSYPEAMPELVEKVRHATDQSVPEAQRLAALEYGFFSKGHDARSWLKGSYGNVSKLQRAAGKATPQSEWWSGGNAPLLEIQGDLDPFKPQSTRQEMKDEFGSRISTVVIANASHALVPEQPQALADALDSWIKTLKP